One genomic region from Salvelinus sp. IW2-2015 linkage group LG24, ASM291031v2, whole genome shotgun sequence encodes:
- the LOC111951447 gene encoding ubiquitin carboxyl-terminal hydrolase 44, whose amino-acid sequence MDRCKHVGRLRLAPDHSILNPQKWHCVDCNTTESVWACLGCAHVACGRYIEEHALQHFLQHRHPLAIEVNELYVFCYLCDDYVLNDNATGDLKLLRSTLSAIQSQRYEVTTRSGRTLRSASAPPDAPQPCGSSELQLRDEDRMFTALWHRRRALMGRVFHTWFSLTEGGKRREEEERQREEEERQREEEERRRKELRERRKTLKRQLQEALESAPPRKSHRLRRASQRAAAAAAVTPRPTRTRTPSTTYTPQTPLTPRPRTQSPATHTPKRMGRPPKTPAPKPTRYSTPSSSTKGKPRASSAQARTAPSPAPRRAPSKQGDSPLKRRPTVTPGVTGLRNLGNTCYMNSILQVLSHLHIFRECFLRLDLTQALELLASAVHGQLVVPSTGGPVSSSPLAQRRGPQVGAGLSGGASRARSMELIQPKEPSSKHISLCHELHTLFQVMWSGKWALVSPFAMLHSVWQLIPAFRGYAQQDAQEFLCELLDKVQHELESTGTRTPHAGVSTGQRHLIKQVLSIVNTIFHGQLLSQVTCLACDHRSNTVEPFWDLSLEFPERYHSNSRESAAQVSCQLTEMLAKFTETEALEGNIYACDQCNSKRRRFSSKPVILTEAQKQLMVHKLPQVLRLHLKRFRWSGRNHREKIGVHVSFDQLLNMEPYCCRDPSPKGSPCSSPAPAGSPSPKHFLYELSAVVMHHGKGFGSGHYTAYCYNKEGRFWVHCNDSKLNVCSVEEVCGAQAYILFYTQRFTQDQDPLSPAPNPPPLYLSSPVT is encoded by the exons ATGGACAGGTGTAAGCACGTGGGGCGGCTCAGGCTGGCCCCAGACCACTCCATCCTCAACCCCCAGAAGTGGCACTGCGTGGACTGCAACACCACAGAGTCGGTGTGGGCCTGCCTGGGCTGCGCCCACGTTGCGTGCGGCCGCTACATCGAGGAGCACGCCCTGCAGCACTTCCTGCAGCATCGCCACCCGTTGGCCATAGAGGTCAACGAGCTCTATGTCTTCTGCTACCTATGTGACGACTACGTGCTCAACGACAACGCGACGGGAGACCTCAAGCTGCTGCGGTCCACGCTCAGCGCCATCCAGAGCCAGCGCTACGAGGTCACCACCCGCTCAGGACGCACCTTGAGATCGGCTAGCGCTCCGCCCGACGCCCCCCAGCCCTGCGGCTCCAGCGAACTGCAGCTGAGGGACGAGGACCGCATGTTCACGGCGCTCTGGCACCGCCGCCGTGCACTGATGGGTCGAGTGTTCCACACCTGGTTCAGCCTAACggaaggggggaagaggagggaggaggaggagaggcagagagaggaggaggagaggcagagagaggaggaggagaggaggaggaaggagttgagggagaggaggaagacgttGAAGAGGCAGCTACAGGAAGCGTTGGAGAGCGCCCCACCAAGGAAGAGCCACCGCCTGAGGAGAGCCAGTCAGAGAGCTGCTGCCGCCGCCGCTGTCACCCCCCGCCCCACACGAACACGTACCCCCAGCACCACTTACACACCCCAGACTCCCCTCACCCCCCGACCAAGAACCCAGAGCCCCGCCACTCACACCCCCAAGAGAATGGGCCGCCCCCCTAAAACCCCCGCGCCCAAACCCACTCGCTACTCAACcccctcttcctccaccaaaGGCAAACCCAGAGCCTCCTCTGCCCAAGCCCGGACTGCCCCCTCCCCGGCCCCCCGCCGTGCCCCCTCCAAACAGGGCGACTCGCCCCTCAAACGGCGGCCCACTGTCACTCCGGGTGTCACGGGTCTGCGTAACCTAGGCAACACGTGCTACATGAACTCCATCCTGCAGGTGCTGAGCCACCTTCACATCTTCAGGGAGTGTTTCCTCCGGCTGGACCTGACGCAGGCCCTGGAGCTGCTGGCCTCGGCTGTTCACGGCCAGCTGGTGGTTCCCAGCACCGGGGGCCCTGTGTCGTCCTCCCCGCTGGCCCAGAGGAGAGGCCCCCAGGTGGGTGCTGGGCTAAGCGGGGGGGCCTCCAGGGCCCGGAGCATGGAGCTGATTCAGCCCAAGGAGCCCAGCTCCAAGCATATCTCCCTGTGCCATGAGCTGCACACACTCTTCCAGGTGATGTGGTCGGGCAAGTGGGCGCTGGTGTCGCCCTTCGCCATGCTGCACTCGGTGTGGCAGCTGATCCCAGCCTTCCGGGGCTACGCCCAGCAGGATGCCCAGGAGTTCCTGTGTGAGCTGCTTGACAAGGTGCAGCACGAGCTGGAGAGCACAGGGACTCGCACGCCGCACGCTGGTGTGTCAACCGGACAGAGACATCTCATCAAGCAGGTGCTCAGCATAGTCAACACCATCTTCCAYGGTCAGCTCCTCAgccag GTGACGTGTCTAGCATGTGACCACCGCTCCAACACGGTGGAACCTTTCTGGGACCTATCGCTGGAGTTCCCCGAGCGTTACCACAGCAACAGCCGGGAGAGCGCAGCGCAGGTCTCGTGCCAGCTGACGGAGATGCTGGCCAAGTTCACGGAGACCGAAGCCCTGGAGGGCAACATCTACGCCTGCGACCAGTGCAACA GTAAGCGGCGGAGGTTCTCCTCCAAGCCTGTCATCCTGACTGAAGCTCAGAAACAGCTGATGGTTCACAAACTGCCTCAGGTCCTGCGCCTGCACCTCAAACGCTTCAG GTGGTCTGGGAGAAACCACAGGGAGAAGATCGGGGTCCACGTCAGCTTTGACCAGCTCCTCAACATGGAGCCATACTGCTGCAGAGACCCCTCCCCCAAGGGCTCGCCATGCTCCAGTCCCGCCCCTGCCGGCTCCCCGAGCcccaaacacttcctgtatgAACTGTCCGCTGTGGTGATGCATCATGGGAAGGGCTTCGGCTCTGGCCACTACACTGCCTACTGCTACAACAAAGAAGGAA gGTTCTGGGTCCACTGTAATGACTCTAAGCTGAACGTGTGTTCTGTGGAGGAGGTATGTGGTGCCCAGGCCTACATACTCTTCTACACGCAGCGCTTCACTCAGGACCAGGACCCACTGAGCCCCGCCCCAAACCCTCCTCCTTTGTACCTCAGCAGTCCAGTGACATGA
- the LOC111951437 gene encoding methionine aminopeptidase 2 gives MADVVQEKVTEQKLEEETVLNGDAEEKEEVDPSEETAKKKKKKKKKKSAGPAAGTEAGGNGVADVTQQLEKQALEDKEKEDDGEDDGDEGENSAGKKKKKKKKKKGPKVQTDPPSVPICDLYPSGVFPIGQECEYPPLQDGRTAAWRTTNEEKRVLDKANEEMWSDFRQAAEAHRQVRQHVRSFIKPGMTMIDICERLENCSRKLIKENGLNAGLAFPTGCSLNNCAAHYTPNAGDPTVLQYDDVCKIDFGTHINGRIIDCAFTVTFNPKYDKLLEAVRDATNTGIKCAGIDVRLCDVGERIQEVMESYEVEIDGKTYQVKPIRNLNGHSIGQYRIHAGKTVPIVKGGEATRMEEGEVYAIETFGSTGKGVVHDDMECSHYMKNFDVGHVPIRLPRAKHLLNVINENFGTLAFCRRWLDRLGESKYLMALKNLCDLGIVDPYPPLCDTKGSYTAQFEHTILLRPTCKEVVSRGDDY, from the exons ATGGCGGATGTGGTGCAGGAGAAGGTAACCGAGCAGAAGCTCGAAGAAGAGACGGTCCTGAATGGAGAtgcagaagagaaagaggaggtagacCCTTCCGAGGAGAcagccaagaagaagaagaaaaagaagaagaagaagtcggCAGGCCCCG CAGCCGGCACCGAGGCTGGGGGCAATGGAGTGGCTGACGTGACACAACAGCTGGAGAAGCAGGCTCTGGAGGACAAAGAGAAAGAAGACGACGGGGAGGATG ATGGAGATGAGGGGGAGAACTCGGCaggcaaaaagaagaagaagaagaaaaagaagaaaggac CCAAAGTTCAGACTGACCCTCCGTCTGTGCCCATCTGTGACTTGTATCCAAGTGGCGTTTTCCCCATCGGTCAGGAATGTGAATACCCCCCATTACAGGATGG GCGTACCGCGGCATGGAGGACCACCAATGAAGAGAAGCGAGTTCTGGACAAGGCCAACGAGGAAATGTGGAGCGACTTCAGACAGGCTGCTGAGGCCCATAGACAGGTCCGCCAGCACGTCCGCAGCTTCATCAAACCTGGCATGACCATGATCGACATCTG TGAGCGGTTGGAGAACTGTTCCAGGAAGTTGATCAAGGAGAATGGTCTGAATGCAGGCCTGGCCTTCCCCACCGGCTGCTCTCTGAACAACTGTGCGGCTCACTACACCCCTAACGCCGGAGACCCCACCGTACTGCAGTACGACGACGTCTGCAAGATCGACTTCGGAACACACATCAACG GTCGGATCATTGACTGTGCCTTCACCGTCACGTTCAACCCAAAGTATGACAAACTGCTGGAGGCCGTGAGAGACGCCACCAATACTGGAATCAAG TGTGCTGGAATCGACGTGCGTCTGTGTGACGTTGGAGAGAGAATTCAGGAAGTGATGGAGTCGTACGAGGTGGAGATTGACGGCAAAACATACCAAG TGAAGCCAATCAGAAACCTGAACGGCCACTCAATTGGCCAGTACAGGATACATGCAGGCAAGACTGTCCCCATTGTCAAAGGAGGAGAAGCTACCAGGATGGAG GAGGGAGAGGTGTACGCCATCGAGACATTTGGCAGCACAGGGAAGGGCGTGGTCCATGATGACATGGAGTGTTCTCATTACATGAAAAACTTTGATGTGGGACACGTCCCAATCAG actcCCCCGGGCGAAGCACCTGTTGAACGTGATCAACGAGAACTTTGGCACGCTGGCGTTCTGCCGGCGCTGGCTGGACCGGCTGGGGGAGAGCAAGTACCTGATGGCCCTGAAGAACCTGTGCGACCTGGGCATCGTGGACCCCTACCCCCCGctctgcgacaccaagggctcCTACACCGCCCAGTTCGAGCACACCATCCTGCTCCGGCCCACCTGCAAGGAGGTGGTGAGCCGAGGGGACGACTATTGA
- the LOC111951487 gene encoding vezatin isoform X2, whose translation MCQHVRRRYRPIMQNSPLFHYLHDLGHTDFEACPTVSQEDECGGGEGTTTSLQDSLSKPTGGRLWRLADALWRRSPFHQAASAHMLEQQLDCVFGQYAVQCILDQDVLLQEDVELIELLDPSLLTLGASPSGAPRRDNSLPCPRLLASPSQWDVAVLVGLAAVLLGLSSLSAGAWSLAVIPWCAAVMGWVGLRGAGLWRQGRMQRAAHAQASELQTMALNSKALTSLARKSLRLLQETEVISRGFTLVSAASSFSRAGLGVGPRGQQLIGLRKAVYRALRSAFRASRRATCHMLKAYPLNSEIDNVTNYVSAVPLKELGMGLGTEHLTDEEAQELTDDYSLPALKVLFQLWVGQSSECFRRLALLLSPRRLEEPREDWVKGETPPPPIHRSVATVTQPXHGALAXCLGDLQRSYEFHRYFETQHRTQGSDRVGRAQQKCRELNTLHTSVRSLQLHLRALLTEMIILEDDLEKLMVSKEAVEVTXEGYQDLQERLGHLQPHMQASAGCWEDTVGQVERMLRRANTCPGTPDGPKQCLPPVPCTPAPTYTLILDRDPVPEEQELEAYVSDSEDENGCAGSVVDMLSPEEQARHRREREESRRVLSELKAVLGQRASEGERRKWKQLLFNDQAAVMPIVSAETSIESQTPSDPLDTLTLVGVAKPGVVEGNNLSERLNDEEEDWVRDERPLTEAEEKALKEFCCGEAEEKGEEGEGSVPGGAQLYQYDGLPDQGAGLNGPDLLLQPRIPAITVMERLTELHGSAALSFNSALAAQVAARSHTFANMEEQTFGDSGEEDEGETRSQSDGQTCEKN comes from the exons ATGTGTCAACATGTGCGCCGCCGATACCGTCCGATCATGCAA aACTCTCCGCTCTTCCACTACCTGCATGATCTAGGACACACAGACTTTGAGGCATGTCCCACAGTGTCTCAGGAGGACgagtgtggaggaggagaggggacgaCAACCTCCCTCCAGGACAGCTTGTCCAAACCCACA GGAGGACGTCTATGGAGATTGGCTGATGCCTTGTGGAGGCGGAGCCCGTTCCACCAGGCTGCCTCTGCCCATATGCTGGAGCAGCAGCTG GACTGTGTGTTTGGCCAGTACGCTGTGCAGTGTATCCTGGACCAGGATGTGTTGCTCCAGGAGGATGTGGAGCTGATCGAGCTGTTAGACCCCAGCCTGCTCACCCTGGGCGCTTCGCCCTCTGGCGCACCCAGAAGAGACAACTCCCTGCCCTGCCCACGCCTCCTCGCCTCACCCTCGCAGTG ggacGTAGCAGTGCTGGTGGGCCTGGCTGCAGTGTTACTaggcctgtcctctctctctgccgggGCCTGGTCTCTGGCTGTGATCCCGTGGTGTGCTGCAGTCATGGGCTGGGTGGGGTTGCGAGGAGCGGGGCTGTGGAGACAGGGGAGGATGCAGAGGGCAGCACACGCCCAGGCCTCCGAGCTGCAGACCATGGCGCTGAACAGTAAGGCTCTGACCAGCCTGGCCCGCAAGTCCCTGAGACTACTACAGGAGACAGAGGTCATCTCTCGAGGGTTCACCCT GGTGAGTGCGGCCAGCTCCTTTAGTAGGGCGGGGCTGGGGGTGGGGCCACGGGGGCAGCAGCTGATTGGCCTGCGGAAGGCGGTGTACCGGGCGCTCCGCTCGGCCTTCAGAGCCTCCCGCCGAGCCACCTGCCACATGCTCAAAGC GTACCCCCTGAACTCTGAGATCGACAATGTGACCAACTACGTGTCTGCGGTGCCTCTGAAGGAGCTGGGGATGGGCCTGGGGACAGAGCACCTGACTGACGAGGAGGCACAGGAGCTCACCGATGACTACAGCCTCCCTGCCCTCAAG GTGCTGTTCCAGTTGTGGGTGGGGCAGAGCTCAGAATGTTTCCGCCGATTGGCCCTGCTRCTGTCACCACGACGACTGGAGGAGCCCAGGGAAGACTGGGTTAAAGGTGAAACTCCTCCTCCGCCCATACACCGCTCTGTTGCCACGGTGACACAGCCTYTCCACGGTGCCCTGGCCRGTTGCCTAGGCGACCTGCAGCGTAGCTACGAGTTCCACCGGTACTTTGAGACGCAGCACCGGACGCAGGGCTCGGACAGGGTGGGGCGCGCTCAACAGAAATGCAGAGAGCTCAACACACTGCACACGTCTGTACGCAGCCTGCAGCTGCATCTCAGGGCCCTGCTCACCGA GATGATTATCCTGGAGGATGACCTGGAGAAGCTGATGGTGAGTAAGGAGGCGGTGGAGGTGACTGYGGAGGGCTACCAGGACCTCCAGGAGCGTCTCGGCCACCTCCAGCCCCACATGCAGGCCAGCGCCGGATGCTGGGAGGACACCGTGGGCCAAGTGGAGCGCATGCTGAGGAGAGCTAACACCTGCCCAG GAACTCCTGATGGTCCAAAGCAGTGTCTCCCTCCTGTGCCATGCACCCCTGCCCCAACCTACACCCTCATCCTGGACAGGGACCCCGTGCCTGAGGAGCAG GAGCTGGAAGCGTACGTGTCGGACTCTGAGGATGAGAACGGGTGTGCGGGGTCGGTGGTTGACATGCTGTCTCCCGAGGAACAAGCGCGCCACCGGCGGGAGAGGGAGGAGTCTCGGCGCGTCCTATCGGAGCTCAAAGCCGTGCTGGGCCAGCGGGCGTCCGAGGgcgagaggaggaagtggaaacAGCTGCTCTTCAACGACCAAG CGGCGGTGATGCCTATAGTTTCCGCGGAAACTTCTATAGAATCTCAGACGCCCTCCGACCCATTGGACACTCTGACCCTTGTGGGCGTGGCCAAACCAGGTGTTGTTGAGGGAAACAACCTATCGGAAAGGCTGAACGACGAGGAGGAAGACTGGGTCAGGGACGAGCGCCCCCTCACAGAGGCAGAGGAAAAAGCACTTAAAGAGTTCTGCTGTGGTGAggcggaggaaaagggggaggagggtgaaGGTTCAGTCCCGGGCGGGGCGCAGCTCTACCAATATGACGGGCTGCCTGACCAGGGGGCAGGACTAAACGGGCCCGACCTTCTATTGCAGCCCCGGATCCCCGCCATCACGGTGATGGAGAGGCTGACGGAACTACACGGCTCGGCGGCGCTCAGCTTTAATTCCGCCCTCGCCGCCCAGGTGGCGGCACGTTCGCACACTTTCGCCAACATGGAGGAGCAGACGTTTGGAGACAGCGgagaagaggatgagggagagacgCGTTCTCAGTCTGATGGACAGACATGTGAGAAGAACTAG
- the LOC111951487 gene encoding vezatin isoform X1 yields the protein MCQHVRRRYRPIMQNSPLFHYLHDLGHTDFEACPTVSQEDECGGGEGTTTSLQDSLSKPTGGRLWRLADALWRRSPFHQAASAHMLEQQLDCVFGQYAVQCILDQDVLLQEDVELIELLDPSLLTLGASPSGAPRRDNSLPCPRLLASPSQWDVAVLVGLAAVLLGLSSLSAGAWSLAVIPWCAAVMGWVGLRGAGLWRQGRMQRAAHAQASELQTMALNSKALTSLARKSLRLLQETEVISRGFTLLLDRVSAASSFSRAGLGVGPRGQQLIGLRKAVYRALRSAFRASRRATCHMLKAYPLNSEIDNVTNYVSAVPLKELGMGLGTEHLTDEEAQELTDDYSLPALKVLFQLWVGQSSECFRRLALLLSPRRLEEPREDWVKGETPPPPIHRSVATVTQPXHGALAXCLGDLQRSYEFHRYFETQHRTQGSDRVGRAQQKCRELNTLHTSVRSLQLHLRALLTEMIILEDDLEKLMVSKEAVEVTXEGYQDLQERLGHLQPHMQASAGCWEDTVGQVERMLRRANTCPGTPDGPKQCLPPVPCTPAPTYTLILDRDPVPEEQELEAYVSDSEDENGCAGSVVDMLSPEEQARHRREREESRRVLSELKAVLGQRASEGERRKWKQLLFNDQAAVMPIVSAETSIESQTPSDPLDTLTLVGVAKPGVVEGNNLSERLNDEEEDWVRDERPLTEAEEKALKEFCCGEAEEKGEEGEGSVPGGAQLYQYDGLPDQGAGLNGPDLLLQPRIPAITVMERLTELHGSAALSFNSALAAQVAARSHTFANMEEQTFGDSGEEDEGETRSQSDGQTCEKN from the exons ATGTGTCAACATGTGCGCCGCCGATACCGTCCGATCATGCAA aACTCTCCGCTCTTCCACTACCTGCATGATCTAGGACACACAGACTTTGAGGCATGTCCCACAGTGTCTCAGGAGGACgagtgtggaggaggagaggggacgaCAACCTCCCTCCAGGACAGCTTGTCCAAACCCACA GGAGGACGTCTATGGAGATTGGCTGATGCCTTGTGGAGGCGGAGCCCGTTCCACCAGGCTGCCTCTGCCCATATGCTGGAGCAGCAGCTG GACTGTGTGTTTGGCCAGTACGCTGTGCAGTGTATCCTGGACCAGGATGTGTTGCTCCAGGAGGATGTGGAGCTGATCGAGCTGTTAGACCCCAGCCTGCTCACCCTGGGCGCTTCGCCCTCTGGCGCACCCAGAAGAGACAACTCCCTGCCCTGCCCACGCCTCCTCGCCTCACCCTCGCAGTG ggacGTAGCAGTGCTGGTGGGCCTGGCTGCAGTGTTACTaggcctgtcctctctctctgccgggGCCTGGTCTCTGGCTGTGATCCCGTGGTGTGCTGCAGTCATGGGCTGGGTGGGGTTGCGAGGAGCGGGGCTGTGGAGACAGGGGAGGATGCAGAGGGCAGCACACGCCCAGGCCTCCGAGCTGCAGACCATGGCGCTGAACAGTAAGGCTCTGACCAGCCTGGCCCGCAAGTCCCTGAGACTACTACAGGAGACAGAGGTCATCTCTCGAGGGTTCACCCT TCTGCTCGACAGGGTGAGTGCGGCCAGCTCCTTTAGTAGGGCGGGGCTGGGGGTGGGGCCACGGGGGCAGCAGCTGATTGGCCTGCGGAAGGCGGTGTACCGGGCGCTCCGCTCGGCCTTCAGAGCCTCCCGCCGAGCCACCTGCCACATGCTCAAAGC GTACCCCCTGAACTCTGAGATCGACAATGTGACCAACTACGTGTCTGCGGTGCCTCTGAAGGAGCTGGGGATGGGCCTGGGGACAGAGCACCTGACTGACGAGGAGGCACAGGAGCTCACCGATGACTACAGCCTCCCTGCCCTCAAG GTGCTGTTCCAGTTGTGGGTGGGGCAGAGCTCAGAATGTTTCCGCCGATTGGCCCTGCTRCTGTCACCACGACGACTGGAGGAGCCCAGGGAAGACTGGGTTAAAGGTGAAACTCCTCCTCCGCCCATACACCGCTCTGTTGCCACGGTGACACAGCCTYTCCACGGTGCCCTGGCCRGTTGCCTAGGCGACCTGCAGCGTAGCTACGAGTTCCACCGGTACTTTGAGACGCAGCACCGGACGCAGGGCTCGGACAGGGTGGGGCGCGCTCAACAGAAATGCAGAGAGCTCAACACACTGCACACGTCTGTACGCAGCCTGCAGCTGCATCTCAGGGCCCTGCTCACCGA GATGATTATCCTGGAGGATGACCTGGAGAAGCTGATGGTGAGTAAGGAGGCGGTGGAGGTGACTGYGGAGGGCTACCAGGACCTCCAGGAGCGTCTCGGCCACCTCCAGCCCCACATGCAGGCCAGCGCCGGATGCTGGGAGGACACCGTGGGCCAAGTGGAGCGCATGCTGAGGAGAGCTAACACCTGCCCAG GAACTCCTGATGGTCCAAAGCAGTGTCTCCCTCCTGTGCCATGCACCCCTGCCCCAACCTACACCCTCATCCTGGACAGGGACCCCGTGCCTGAGGAGCAG GAGCTGGAAGCGTACGTGTCGGACTCTGAGGATGAGAACGGGTGTGCGGGGTCGGTGGTTGACATGCTGTCTCCCGAGGAACAAGCGCGCCACCGGCGGGAGAGGGAGGAGTCTCGGCGCGTCCTATCGGAGCTCAAAGCCGTGCTGGGCCAGCGGGCGTCCGAGGgcgagaggaggaagtggaaacAGCTGCTCTTCAACGACCAAG CGGCGGTGATGCCTATAGTTTCCGCGGAAACTTCTATAGAATCTCAGACGCCCTCCGACCCATTGGACACTCTGACCCTTGTGGGCGTGGCCAAACCAGGTGTTGTTGAGGGAAACAACCTATCGGAAAGGCTGAACGACGAGGAGGAAGACTGGGTCAGGGACGAGCGCCCCCTCACAGAGGCAGAGGAAAAAGCACTTAAAGAGTTCTGCTGTGGTGAggcggaggaaaagggggaggagggtgaaGGTTCAGTCCCGGGCGGGGCGCAGCTCTACCAATATGACGGGCTGCCTGACCAGGGGGCAGGACTAAACGGGCCCGACCTTCTATTGCAGCCCCGGATCCCCGCCATCACGGTGATGGAGAGGCTGACGGAACTACACGGCTCGGCGGCGCTCAGCTTTAATTCCGCCCTCGCCGCCCAGGTGGCGGCACGTTCGCACACTTTCGCCAACATGGAGGAGCAGACGTTTGGAGACAGCGgagaagaggatgagggagagacgCGTTCTCAGTCTGATGGACAGACATGTGAGAAGAACTAG
- the LOC111951487 gene encoding vezatin isoform X3 — protein sequence MLEQQLDCVFGQYAVQCILDQDVLLQEDVELIELLDPSLLTLGASPSGAPRRDNSLPCPRLLASPSQWDVAVLVGLAAVLLGLSSLSAGAWSLAVIPWCAAVMGWVGLRGAGLWRQGRMQRAAHAQASELQTMALNSKALTSLARKSLRLLQETEVISRGFTLLLDRVSAASSFSRAGLGVGPRGQQLIGLRKAVYRALRSAFRASRRATCHMLKAYPLNSEIDNVTNYVSAVPLKELGMGLGTEHLTDEEAQELTDDYSLPALKVLFQLWVGQSSECFRRLALLLSPRRLEEPREDWVKGETPPPPIHRSVATVTQPXHGALAXCLGDLQRSYEFHRYFETQHRTQGSDRVGRAQQKCRELNTLHTSVRSLQLHLRALLTEMIILEDDLEKLMVSKEAVEVTXEGYQDLQERLGHLQPHMQASAGCWEDTVGQVERMLRRANTCPGTPDGPKQCLPPVPCTPAPTYTLILDRDPVPEEQELEAYVSDSEDENGCAGSVVDMLSPEEQARHRREREESRRVLSELKAVLGQRASEGERRKWKQLLFNDQAAVMPIVSAETSIESQTPSDPLDTLTLVGVAKPGVVEGNNLSERLNDEEEDWVRDERPLTEAEEKALKEFCCGEAEEKGEEGEGSVPGGAQLYQYDGLPDQGAGLNGPDLLLQPRIPAITVMERLTELHGSAALSFNSALAAQVAARSHTFANMEEQTFGDSGEEDEGETRSQSDGQTCEKN from the exons ATGCTGGAGCAGCAGCTG GACTGTGTGTTTGGCCAGTACGCTGTGCAGTGTATCCTGGACCAGGATGTGTTGCTCCAGGAGGATGTGGAGCTGATCGAGCTGTTAGACCCCAGCCTGCTCACCCTGGGCGCTTCGCCCTCTGGCGCACCCAGAAGAGACAACTCCCTGCCCTGCCCACGCCTCCTCGCCTCACCCTCGCAGTG ggacGTAGCAGTGCTGGTGGGCCTGGCTGCAGTGTTACTaggcctgtcctctctctctgccgggGCCTGGTCTCTGGCTGTGATCCCGTGGTGTGCTGCAGTCATGGGCTGGGTGGGGTTGCGAGGAGCGGGGCTGTGGAGACAGGGGAGGATGCAGAGGGCAGCACACGCCCAGGCCTCCGAGCTGCAGACCATGGCGCTGAACAGTAAGGCTCTGACCAGCCTGGCCCGCAAGTCCCTGAGACTACTACAGGAGACAGAGGTCATCTCTCGAGGGTTCACCCT TCTGCTCGACAGGGTGAGTGCGGCCAGCTCCTTTAGTAGGGCGGGGCTGGGGGTGGGGCCACGGGGGCAGCAGCTGATTGGCCTGCGGAAGGCGGTGTACCGGGCGCTCCGCTCGGCCTTCAGAGCCTCCCGCCGAGCCACCTGCCACATGCTCAAAGC GTACCCCCTGAACTCTGAGATCGACAATGTGACCAACTACGTGTCTGCGGTGCCTCTGAAGGAGCTGGGGATGGGCCTGGGGACAGAGCACCTGACTGACGAGGAGGCACAGGAGCTCACCGATGACTACAGCCTCCCTGCCCTCAAG GTGCTGTTCCAGTTGTGGGTGGGGCAGAGCTCAGAATGTTTCCGCCGATTGGCCCTGCTRCTGTCACCACGACGACTGGAGGAGCCCAGGGAAGACTGGGTTAAAGGTGAAACTCCTCCTCCGCCCATACACCGCTCTGTTGCCACGGTGACACAGCCTYTCCACGGTGCCCTGGCCRGTTGCCTAGGCGACCTGCAGCGTAGCTACGAGTTCCACCGGTACTTTGAGACGCAGCACCGGACGCAGGGCTCGGACAGGGTGGGGCGCGCTCAACAGAAATGCAGAGAGCTCAACACACTGCACACGTCTGTACGCAGCCTGCAGCTGCATCTCAGGGCCCTGCTCACCGA GATGATTATCCTGGAGGATGACCTGGAGAAGCTGATGGTGAGTAAGGAGGCGGTGGAGGTGACTGYGGAGGGCTACCAGGACCTCCAGGAGCGTCTCGGCCACCTCCAGCCCCACATGCAGGCCAGCGCCGGATGCTGGGAGGACACCGTGGGCCAAGTGGAGCGCATGCTGAGGAGAGCTAACACCTGCCCAG GAACTCCTGATGGTCCAAAGCAGTGTCTCCCTCCTGTGCCATGCACCCCTGCCCCAACCTACACCCTCATCCTGGACAGGGACCCCGTGCCTGAGGAGCAG GAGCTGGAAGCGTACGTGTCGGACTCTGAGGATGAGAACGGGTGTGCGGGGTCGGTGGTTGACATGCTGTCTCCCGAGGAACAAGCGCGCCACCGGCGGGAGAGGGAGGAGTCTCGGCGCGTCCTATCGGAGCTCAAAGCCGTGCTGGGCCAGCGGGCGTCCGAGGgcgagaggaggaagtggaaacAGCTGCTCTTCAACGACCAAG CGGCGGTGATGCCTATAGTTTCCGCGGAAACTTCTATAGAATCTCAGACGCCCTCCGACCCATTGGACACTCTGACCCTTGTGGGCGTGGCCAAACCAGGTGTTGTTGAGGGAAACAACCTATCGGAAAGGCTGAACGACGAGGAGGAAGACTGGGTCAGGGACGAGCGCCCCCTCACAGAGGCAGAGGAAAAAGCACTTAAAGAGTTCTGCTGTGGTGAggcggaggaaaagggggaggagggtgaaGGTTCAGTCCCGGGCGGGGCGCAGCTCTACCAATATGACGGGCTGCCTGACCAGGGGGCAGGACTAAACGGGCCCGACCTTCTATTGCAGCCCCGGATCCCCGCCATCACGGTGATGGAGAGGCTGACGGAACTACACGGCTCGGCGGCGCTCAGCTTTAATTCCGCCCTCGCCGCCCAGGTGGCGGCACGTTCGCACACTTTCGCCAACATGGAGGAGCAGACGTTTGGAGACAGCGgagaagaggatgagggagagacgCGTTCTCAGTCTGATGGACAGACATGTGAGAAGAACTAG